The Pseudomonas berkeleyensis genome includes a region encoding these proteins:
- the bioD gene encoding dethiobiotin synthase, producing MAHAYFVTGTDTEVGKTTIAAGLLYAARLRGLSTAAAKPVASGCMRTAEGLRNDDALALLAQCSLPLRYEEVNPLAFEPAIAPHLAAREVGVTLNVAGLLEPVRSVLAQEADFSLVEGAGGWRVPLAGAENLSDLAIALGLPVILVIGVRLGCINHALLSAEAIERDGLKLAGWVANIVDPHTARLEENLATLAERMPAPCVGRVPRLPSASAEAVAKHLDLARLAGW from the coding sequence ATGGCCCATGCCTACTTTGTGACTGGCACCGATACAGAGGTCGGCAAGACCACCATCGCCGCTGGCCTGCTGTATGCGGCGCGCCTGCGAGGTCTGAGCACTGCGGCGGCCAAGCCGGTAGCCTCTGGTTGCATGCGAACTGCCGAAGGGCTGCGCAACGACGACGCGCTGGCACTGCTCGCGCAGTGTTCGCTGCCGCTGCGTTATGAAGAGGTCAACCCGCTGGCCTTCGAACCAGCCATAGCCCCGCATCTGGCCGCGCGTGAGGTAGGCGTGACGCTGAATGTCGCGGGCCTGCTGGAGCCTGTCCGAAGCGTTCTCGCCCAGGAGGCTGATTTTTCTCTGGTGGAAGGCGCCGGTGGCTGGCGCGTACCGCTAGCCGGCGCAGAAAACCTTTCGGATCTGGCCATTGCTCTGGGCTTGCCGGTGATCCTCGTGATTGGCGTGCGCCTCGGTTGCATCAACCACGCGTTGCTCAGTGCCGAGGCCATCGAACGTGACGGTCTGAAATTGGCCGGATGGGTCGCCAATATCGTCGACCCGCACACTGCACGCCTTGAAGAGAATCTGGCGACCCTTGCCGAACGTATGCCGGCGCCCTGTGTGGGGCGCGTGCCTCGTCTGCCGAGTGCATCGGCCGAAGCGGTTGCGAAGCACCTCGATCTCGCGCGGTTGGCAGGCTGGTAA
- the bioC gene encoding malonyl-ACP O-methyltransferase BioC, whose protein sequence is MPEHPGVLQGRGAHGTPYGDAALPDKRQVAASFSRAAASYDAVAELQRNVGMQLLARLPAALQAHRWLDLGCGTGYFTRALAERYVQGEGLAVDIAEGMLQHARPRAGAVHFIAGDAEFLPLQNASVDLLFSSLALQWCSDFPRVLNEASRVLRPGGVLAFSSLCVGTLQELRDSWLAVDGFVHVNRFRHFQDYQHMCTVSSLQVLALQREAQVLHFPDLRSLTTSLKDLGAHNLNPGRPGGLTGRSRIRALIEAYERFRQPDGLPATYQVVYGVLQKPLLVVRA, encoded by the coding sequence ATGCCTGAACATCCCGGGGTGCTACAGGGGCGTGGTGCGCACGGCACCCCTTACGGTGACGCGGCGTTGCCGGATAAACGTCAGGTCGCGGCGTCCTTCTCCCGGGCGGCCGCGAGCTACGACGCGGTGGCCGAGTTGCAGCGCAACGTCGGCATGCAGCTGCTGGCGCGCTTGCCGGCTGCGCTGCAAGCACATCGTTGGCTGGATCTGGGCTGCGGCACGGGCTATTTCACGCGCGCGTTGGCTGAGCGCTACGTTCAGGGCGAAGGGCTGGCTGTGGATATCGCCGAAGGCATGTTGCAGCACGCCAGGCCGCGAGCTGGCGCCGTGCACTTTATTGCCGGCGACGCCGAATTTCTGCCCTTGCAGAACGCTAGCGTCGATCTGCTGTTCTCCAGCCTGGCGCTGCAATGGTGCTCGGACTTCCCGCGTGTATTGAACGAGGCAAGTCGCGTGCTGCGTCCCGGCGGTGTGCTGGCCTTTTCCAGTCTGTGCGTGGGCACGTTGCAGGAGCTGCGTGACAGCTGGCTGGCGGTCGATGGCTTCGTCCATGTCAATCGCTTCCGCCATTTCCAGGACTATCAGCACATGTGCACGGTCAGTAGCCTGCAGGTGCTGGCGCTGCAACGTGAAGCGCAAGTTCTGCACTTCCCCGATTTGCGTAGCCTGACCACCTCGCTGAAGGATCTCGGCGCGCACAACCTCAACCCGGGGCGTCCGGGCGGGCTGACGGGGCGCTCGCGCATTCGTGCGTTGATCGAGGCCTACGAGCGCTTCCGTCAACCCGATGGGCTGCCGGCTACCTATCAGGTGGTGTACGGCGTTTTGCAAAAGCCGCTATTAGTTGTTCGCGCATAG
- a CDS encoding alpha/beta fold hydrolase, translated as MREQLILLPGWGLEGAVLQPLAEALGGEIQVQVPALPRLSSAAAADWLDELDTRLSHDCWLAGWSLGGMLASALAARCGERCRGLITLASNACFVASDAWSTAMPAQTYAAFYQGCQENAGATLKRFAMLCAQGCADTRGLSRQLQGNLACSDEASLLAGLRLLANLDNRATLASFAGPQLHLLAEQDALVPVAVADALLALLPTGEVDVVEDCGHAFVLDQADTLAMLMLDFIRETNDA; from the coding sequence ATGCGTGAGCAGTTGATCCTGCTGCCGGGTTGGGGCCTGGAGGGTGCCGTGCTGCAACCGCTGGCCGAGGCGCTGGGCGGCGAAATTCAGGTGCAGGTGCCGGCCCTGCCGCGACTGAGCAGTGCAGCCGCTGCCGATTGGCTAGATGAGCTGGATACGCGCCTGTCGCATGACTGCTGGTTGGCCGGCTGGTCGCTCGGCGGCATGCTGGCCAGCGCCCTGGCTGCCCGTTGCGGCGAGCGCTGCCGTGGCCTGATCACCCTGGCCAGCAATGCCTGTTTCGTCGCCAGCGATGCCTGGTCGACGGCAATGCCGGCGCAGACCTATGCAGCTTTCTATCAGGGTTGTCAGGAGAACGCCGGCGCTACCCTCAAGCGCTTCGCCATGCTCTGTGCCCAGGGCTGCGCCGACACGCGTGGCCTGTCACGACAGCTGCAAGGCAATCTGGCGTGCAGCGATGAAGCCTCTTTGCTGGCCGGGTTGCGCCTGCTGGCGAACCTCGACAATCGCGCCACGCTGGCCAGTTTTGCCGGGCCCCAACTGCACCTGCTGGCCGAGCAGGACGCGCTGGTGCCGGTTGCTGTCGCTGATGCACTGCTGGCGCTTTTGCCAACTGGCGAAGTGGACGTGGTGGAAGATTGCGGTCATGCCTTCGTGCTCGACCAGGCGGACACCTTGGCAATGTTGATGCTCGACTTTATCCGCGAGACTAACGATGCCTGA
- the bioF gene encoding 8-amino-7-oxononanoate synthase codes for MSFNLTARLAERQAADLYRRRPLLQTPQRPQIRADDQELLAFCSNDYLGLANHPEVIRAMQQGAEQWGVGGGASHLVIGHSTPHHELEEALAAFTGRSRALLFSTGYMANLAVVTALLGQGDSVLEDRLNHASLLDAGLLSGARFSRYLHNDTVSLANRLRKATGNSLVVTDGVFSMDGDLADLPALCAEARAAGAWVMVDDAHGFGPLGATGGGIVEHFGLGPDDVQVLVGTLGKAFGTAGAFVAGSEELIETLIQFARPYIYTTSQPPAVACATLKSLELLRSENWRREHLNRLIARFRQGAAEIGLSLMDSPTPIQPVLVGDSARALKLSALLKARGLLVGAIRPPTVPAGSARLRVTLSAAHSDAQLERLLDALAECWPQVQADA; via the coding sequence ATGTCTTTCAATCTCACCGCCCGCCTGGCCGAACGCCAGGCCGCCGACCTGTACCGTCGTCGTCCGCTATTGCAGACCCCACAAAGGCCGCAGATCAGGGCGGACGATCAGGAACTGCTGGCGTTCTGTTCCAACGACTATCTCGGTCTGGCCAACCACCCCGAGGTGATTCGCGCGATGCAGCAGGGCGCGGAGCAATGGGGCGTCGGCGGTGGTGCATCGCACCTGGTCATTGGCCACAGCACCCCACACCATGAACTGGAGGAGGCGCTGGCGGCATTCACCGGTCGGTCGCGTGCACTGCTGTTCTCCACTGGCTACATGGCCAACCTGGCCGTCGTCACCGCACTGCTGGGACAGGGCGACAGCGTGCTGGAAGATCGCCTCAACCACGCCTCGCTGCTCGATGCTGGCCTGCTCTCCGGCGCGCGATTTTCCCGTTACCTGCACAACGATACGGTGAGCCTGGCCAACCGCTTGCGCAAGGCCACGGGCAACAGCTTGGTAGTCACCGATGGCGTGTTCAGCATGGACGGCGATCTGGCCGACCTGCCTGCGTTGTGCGCCGAGGCGCGCGCCGCCGGGGCCTGGGTGATGGTCGACGATGCCCATGGCTTTGGCCCGCTGGGCGCCACCGGTGGCGGTATCGTCGAGCACTTCGGTCTGGGGCCGGATGACGTGCAGGTACTGGTCGGTACCCTGGGCAAGGCCTTTGGCACCGCCGGTGCGTTCGTCGCCGGCAGCGAGGAGCTGATCGAGACCCTGATCCAGTTCGCCCGTCCCTACATCTACACCACCAGTCAGCCGCCGGCGGTGGCCTGCGCCACGCTGAAAAGCCTGGAGTTGCTGCGTAGCGAAAACTGGCGCCGGGAACATCTGAACCGGCTGATCGCGCGCTTCCGTCAGGGCGCCGCCGAGATTGGTCTGAGCCTGATGGATAGTCCCACGCCGATTCAACCGGTTCTGGTGGGCGACAGCGCGCGTGCGCTGAAACTTTCGGCGCTGCTCAAGGCGCGCGGTCTTCTGGTCGGCGCGATTCGCCCACCAACCGTACCGGCTGGCAGCGCCCGCTTGCGTGTGACGCTGTCCGCTGCGCACAGCGATGCACAGCTCGAACGCTTGCTGGACGCGTTGGCCGAATGCTGGCCGCAGGTGCAGGCCGATGCGTGA
- the bioB gene encoding biotin synthase BioB, protein MSATAEITTRHDWSLTEVRALFEQPFNDLLFQAQTVHRQHFDANRVQVSTLLSIKTGACPEDCKYCPQSGHYNTGLDKEKLMEVQKVLEAAAEAKAIGSTRFCMGAAWKHPSAKDMPYVLEMVKGVKKLGLETCMTLGRLDQEQTVALAEAGLDYYNHNLDTSPEFYGNIITTRTYGERLQTLAYVREAGMKICSGGILGMGESVDDRAGLLIQLANLPEHPESVPINMLVKVKGTPLAEEKDVDPFDFIRTLAVARIMMPKSHVRLSAGREAMNEQMQALAFMAGANSIFYGEKLLTTANPQADKDMALFKRLGIKPEEREEHADEVHQAAIEQALVEQRDSKLFYNAASA, encoded by the coding sequence ATGAGCGCAACCGCTGAAATCACCACCCGCCACGACTGGAGCCTCACCGAGGTTCGCGCGCTGTTCGAGCAGCCTTTCAACGACCTGCTGTTCCAGGCGCAGACCGTCCATCGCCAGCACTTCGACGCCAATCGCGTTCAGGTCTCGACGCTGCTATCGATCAAGACCGGCGCCTGTCCGGAAGACTGCAAGTACTGCCCGCAGTCAGGCCACTACAACACCGGCCTGGACAAGGAAAAGCTGATGGAGGTGCAGAAGGTGCTGGAGGCCGCCGCCGAGGCCAAGGCCATCGGCTCGACCCGCTTCTGCATGGGCGCGGCGTGGAAGCACCCGTCCGCCAAGGACATGCCCTACGTGCTGGAGATGGTCAAGGGCGTGAAGAAGCTCGGCCTGGAAACCTGCATGACCTTGGGGCGTCTGGATCAGGAGCAGACCGTTGCCCTGGCCGAGGCGGGGCTGGACTACTACAACCACAACCTCGATACCTCGCCGGAGTTCTACGGCAACATCATCACCACCCGTACCTATGGCGAGCGCCTGCAGACCCTGGCCTACGTGCGCGAGGCGGGGATGAAGATCTGCTCGGGCGGTATCCTCGGCATGGGCGAGTCAGTGGACGATCGCGCCGGGCTGCTGATTCAGCTGGCCAACCTGCCGGAGCACCCGGAGAGCGTGCCGATCAACATGCTGGTCAAGGTCAAAGGCACCCCGTTGGCCGAGGAGAAGGATGTCGACCCGTTCGACTTCATCCGCACCCTGGCCGTGGCGCGGATCATGATGCCCAAGTCCCATGTGCGCCTGTCCGCTGGTCGCGAGGCGATGAACGAGCAGATGCAGGCCCTGGCCTTCATGGCTGGCGCCAACTCGATCTTCTATGGCGAGAAGCTGCTGACCACCGCCAACCCGCAGGCGGACAAGGACATGGCCCTGTTCAAGCGACTCGGCATCAAGCCGGAAGAGCGCGAAGAGCACGCCGACGAAGTGCACCAGGCTGCCATCGAGCAGGCGCTGGTCGAGCAGCGCGACTCCAAGCTGTTCTACAACGCCGCCTCGGCCTGA
- a CDS encoding ComF family protein codes for MPPLDLSSLQRPVWLRQRRHCQLCDEATDHPTHNICTACESELPWLGAQCQVCAVPLPAHDLICGACQSKPPSFTRVEAPWRYAFPVDNLITRFKHQAQWPYGRLLAELLAEHLTHAYDEGLPRPHTLLPVPLARQRQRRRGFNQAQMLADWLGTSLNLPVRDDWLQRRVDTPAQQGLDAATRKRNLRQAFTLESNARITGCHLALIDDVFTTGATAGILANLLRRAGALRVDVYCLARTPRPGDG; via the coding sequence ATGCCTCCACTCGATCTGTCATCGCTGCAACGCCCTGTCTGGCTACGTCAGCGCCGCCACTGCCAGCTTTGCGACGAAGCCACCGATCACCCCACGCACAACATCTGCACGGCTTGCGAATCCGAACTGCCCTGGCTCGGTGCGCAGTGTCAGGTCTGTGCGGTTCCGCTACCCGCTCACGACCTGATCTGCGGCGCCTGCCAATCAAAGCCGCCGAGTTTCACCCGCGTGGAAGCGCCCTGGCGCTATGCCTTCCCGGTCGACAACCTGATCACTCGCTTCAAGCACCAGGCGCAATGGCCATACGGCCGCCTGCTCGCCGAGCTATTGGCCGAACATCTGACACATGCCTACGACGAGGGCCTGCCGCGCCCGCACACGCTGCTACCCGTGCCCCTGGCACGTCAGCGTCAGCGCCGCCGTGGTTTCAACCAGGCGCAGATGCTTGCCGACTGGCTTGGCACCAGCCTGAACCTGCCGGTTCGCGATGACTGGCTGCAACGCCGCGTGGACACTCCCGCACAGCAGGGATTGGACGCTGCTACGCGCAAGCGCAACCTGCGCCAGGCCTTTACCCTGGAGAGCAACGCCAGGATCACCGGCTGCCACCTGGCGCTGATCGATGATGTGTTCACCACCGGCGCGACTGCTGGCATTCTTGCCAACCTGCTGCGCCGAGCAGGCGCCCTGCGCGTCGATGTCTACTGCCTGGCCCGCACACCACGACCGGGCGATGGCTGA
- a CDS encoding TOBE domain-containing protein, translating to MSQLDPLAQLLSRRPKRLALLEQIAEQGSITRAAKAAGLSYKAAWDAIDELNNLSEQPLVSRSVGGKGGGGARLTAAGERLLALHQRLQALQAQVLQAADDDADLQLLGRLMLRTSARNQLAGRVCAIVAQGHNDLIAIELPGGVRLQAQITRDSTERLQLDIGSPVVALIKAGWLNLHPASSACADFDNSLEGQIEKILPASDGPSEVRIALANGQTLCALADAEHLHRLGLDVGAPVNAQFAASQVLLGTQL from the coding sequence ATGTCGCAACTCGATCCCCTAGCCCAATTGCTCAGCCGCCGACCGAAACGTCTGGCCCTGCTGGAGCAGATCGCCGAACAGGGCTCCATCACCCGCGCCGCCAAGGCCGCCGGCCTCAGTTACAAGGCCGCCTGGGACGCCATCGACGAGTTGAACAACCTCTCCGAACAACCGCTGGTCAGCCGCAGTGTTGGCGGCAAGGGCGGCGGCGGTGCACGGCTGACAGCCGCAGGCGAGCGGCTGCTGGCATTGCACCAACGCCTGCAGGCACTACAGGCGCAGGTACTGCAGGCCGCCGATGACGATGCCGACCTGCAATTGCTTGGCCGCCTGATGCTGCGCACCAGCGCACGCAATCAACTGGCCGGCCGCGTCTGCGCCATCGTCGCGCAGGGCCACAACGATCTCATCGCCATCGAGTTGCCCGGCGGTGTACGCCTGCAGGCACAGATCACCCGTGACAGTACCGAGCGGCTGCAACTGGACATCGGCAGCCCAGTGGTCGCGCTGATCAAGGCGGGTTGGCTGAACTTGCACCCCGCCTCGTCTGCCTGCGCAGATTTCGATAACAGCCTGGAAGGGCAGATCGAAAAAATCCTGCCCGCCAGCGACGGCCCCAGCGAAGTCCGTATCGCCCTGGCCAACGGCCAGACGTTGTGCGCACTGGCTGACGCCGAACATCTGCACCGTCTGGGACTGGACGTTGGCGCCCCGGTGAACGCGCAGTTCGCCGCCAGCCAGGTACTGCTCGGCACGCAACTGTAG
- a CDS encoding serine/threonine protein kinase — MSHPFSTLTPDLVLDAVESLGYLSDARVLALNSYENRVYQVGIEGETPLIAKFYRPDRWSDVAIHEEHAFSLELAEHEVPVVAPLARDGETLFEHGGFRFALFPRRGGRAPEPGNLEQLYRLGQLLGRMHAIGASRPFAHRETLTVDNFGHAALASLLDGGFVPKSLLPAYESVARDLLTRLDELFARVRYTAIRLHGDCHPGNLLHRDDAFHVVDLDDCRMGPAVQDLWMMLAGERHERLAQLAELVDGYQEFHDFAARELPLIEGLRALRLMHHSAWIARRWDDPAFPLAFPWFAGERYWGDQILALREQMAALDEEPLRLF; from the coding sequence ATGAGCCACCCCTTTTCCACCCTCACCCCGGATCTGGTGCTCGATGCCGTGGAGAGCCTCGGCTATCTCAGCGACGCCCGCGTATTGGCGCTCAACAGTTACGAGAACCGCGTCTATCAGGTGGGTATCGAGGGCGAAACGCCGCTGATCGCCAAGTTCTACCGGCCGGATCGCTGGAGTGATGTCGCGATCCACGAAGAACATGCCTTCAGCCTGGAGCTGGCCGAACATGAGGTGCCGGTAGTGGCGCCGTTGGCACGTGATGGCGAAACGCTGTTCGAACACGGTGGCTTTCGCTTCGCCCTGTTTCCACGTCGTGGCGGCCGTGCGCCCGAGCCCGGCAACCTCGAGCAACTGTACCGCCTGGGCCAGTTGCTCGGACGCATGCATGCCATCGGCGCCAGCCGCCCCTTCGCCCATCGCGAAACCCTGACGGTGGATAACTTCGGCCACGCCGCCCTGGCCTCCTTACTCGATGGCGGCTTCGTACCGAAAAGTCTGTTGCCGGCTTACGAGTCGGTAGCCCGCGATCTGCTCACGCGTCTGGATGAATTGTTCGCCCGCGTGCGCTACACGGCGATTCGGCTGCACGGCGACTGCCACCCCGGCAACCTGTTGCACCGCGACGACGCCTTCCATGTCGTCGACCTCGACGACTGCCGCATGGGCCCGGCGGTACAGGATCTGTGGATGATGCTGGCCGGCGAACGCCATGAACGCCTCGCTCAGTTGGCCGAACTGGTCGACGGTTATCAGGAGTTCCACGATTTCGCCGCCCGCGAGCTGCCGCTGATCGAAGGCCTGCGCGCCTTGCGCCTGATGCATCACAGCGCCTGGATCGCGCGGCGCTGGGACGACCCAGCGTTCCCCCTGGCCTTCCCCTGGTTCGCCGGCGAACGCTACTGGGGCGACCAGATTCTCGCCCTGCGTGAGCAGATGGCAGCACTGGATGAAGAGCCCTTGCGGCTTTTCTGA
- the rarD gene encoding EamA family transporter RarD produces the protein MATANPQRGYILGLTAYVIWGLFPIYFKAIQHIPSLEIIVHRAIWSALFGAILLMLWKHPGWWRELREHPKRLLVLAGCGLLIASNWLVYVWAVNNERMLEASLGYYINPLINVLLGLLILGERLRRLQWVAVGLAAIGVAQQVWQVGSLPWVSLVLALTFGFYGLIRKKAPVAALPGLVVETWLLLPVALAWLALHPAAMSSQAEFWSSSQWLWLAAAGPITLIPLVCFNAAARHLPYTTLGFLQYIAPTLVMLQAIFLFGEHFDPAKLMAFAFIWAGLAVYSLDIWLNLRKRPAE, from the coding sequence ATGGCCACCGCCAACCCGCAACGCGGGTACATTCTGGGCCTTACCGCCTATGTCATCTGGGGACTGTTCCCCATCTACTTCAAAGCCATCCAGCACATCCCGTCACTGGAGATCATCGTCCACCGCGCCATCTGGTCAGCACTGTTCGGTGCCATCCTGTTGATGCTGTGGAAGCATCCGGGCTGGTGGCGTGAATTGCGCGAACATCCCAAGCGCCTGCTCGTACTGGCCGGTTGCGGCCTGCTGATCGCCAGCAACTGGCTGGTGTACGTGTGGGCGGTGAACAACGAGCGCATGCTCGAGGCCAGCCTGGGTTACTACATCAACCCGCTGATCAACGTGCTGCTCGGCCTGTTGATCCTCGGCGAGCGGCTGCGTCGTCTGCAGTGGGTCGCCGTAGGTCTGGCTGCGATCGGTGTGGCACAGCAGGTGTGGCAAGTGGGTAGCCTGCCCTGGGTGTCGCTGGTGCTGGCGTTGACCTTCGGTTTCTACGGGCTGATCCGCAAGAAGGCGCCCGTCGCCGCCCTGCCCGGCCTAGTGGTGGAAACCTGGCTGCTGTTGCCCGTGGCCCTGGCCTGGCTGGCTCTGCATCCGGCGGCGATGAGCAGCCAAGCGGAGTTCTGGAGCAGCTCGCAGTGGCTGTGGCTGGCCGCTGCCGGCCCGATCACGCTGATCCCGCTGGTGTGCTTCAACGCCGCGGCGCGCCACCTGCCCTACACCACCCTGGGCTTTCTGCAGTACATCGCACCGACCCTGGTGATGCTGCAGGCGATCTTCCTGTTCGGCGAGCACTTCGACCCGGCCAAGCTGATGGCCTTCGCCTTCATCTGGGCCGGCCTGGCGGTGTACAGCCTGGATATCTGGCTGAATCTGCGCAAACGCCCGGCCGAGTGA
- a CDS encoding glycine cleavage system protein R — MDHLVLTVIAEDQPGLVERLAGSVAAHGGNWLESRMARMAGQFAGIVRVDVPAEAQGALIKELEALSAQGIRVQLAASGAEPGRRFTSIRLELVGNDRPGIVRDITRVLAEQGVNLENLLTEVTPAPMSGELLFTAEALLAVPETLALEQLQARLETLADDLMVELNLRQED; from the coding sequence ATGGATCATCTGGTACTGACGGTGATTGCCGAGGATCAACCGGGGTTGGTCGAGCGTCTGGCTGGCAGCGTCGCCGCCCATGGTGGTAACTGGCTGGAAAGTCGCATGGCGCGTATGGCAGGCCAGTTCGCCGGGATCGTACGGGTGGACGTGCCGGCCGAAGCGCAGGGCGCTCTGATCAAGGAGCTGGAGGCACTCAGCGCGCAGGGTATTCGCGTGCAACTGGCGGCCAGCGGTGCCGAGCCGGGGCGACGCTTCACGTCGATTCGATTGGAACTGGTAGGCAACGACCGCCCCGGCATCGTGCGCGATATCACCCGTGTGCTGGCCGAGCAGGGCGTTAATCTGGAGAACCTGCTCACCGAGGTGACGCCGGCGCCGATGAGTGGTGAGTTGCTGTTCACTGCCGAGGCTTTACTGGCGGTGCCGGAGACCCTGGCGCTGGAGCAGTTGCAGGCGCGCCTGGAAACCCTGGCCGATGACCTGATGGTGGAGTTGAATCTGCGTCAGGAAGACTGA
- a CDS encoding GNAT family N-acetyltransferase — translation MPVSAVVADDLADLTRLFAGYLRFYEVPRDEADIAAFLGQRLQRGDSQLLIARDEQGVAQGFVQLYPFQSSLALEPAWLLSDLYVDETARRGGVGEALMNAARAHAEASGACGLQLETAKTNLAGQRLYERLGYVRDEQFYTYWLALSR, via the coding sequence ATGCCCGTATCCGCTGTCGTTGCCGATGATCTGGCCGATCTCACCCGCTTGTTCGCGGGTTATCTGCGTTTCTACGAGGTACCACGCGACGAGGCGGACATCGCCGCCTTCCTGGGCCAGCGCCTGCAGCGCGGCGATTCGCAACTGCTCATCGCCCGCGACGAGCAGGGCGTGGCGCAGGGCTTCGTTCAGCTCTATCCCTTTCAGTCCTCGCTGGCACTGGAACCGGCCTGGTTGCTCAGTGATCTGTATGTCGACGAAACGGCTCGGCGTGGTGGCGTCGGCGAGGCGCTGATGAACGCGGCACGTGCCCATGCCGAAGCCTCTGGCGCCTGCGGCCTGCAACTGGAGACGGCGAAAACCAATCTGGCCGGGCAGCGGCTGTACGAACGCCTGGGTTATGTGCGCGACGAGCAGTTCTACACCTACTGGCTGGCGCTGAGTCGCTGA